The following proteins are co-located in the Camelina sativa cultivar DH55 chromosome 12, Cs, whole genome shotgun sequence genome:
- the LOC104730175 gene encoding uncharacterized protein LOC104730175 isoform X2 encodes MQRTISLAAAKSSSSSSTSALSLRPLMAKLQCRAIQNFPASSSSSIARVDRVYRNVSQLQFKRETASCLKLASALPSHLSLLGSLSYAAHWSTSTSRCFGNSFRPFTRRYFSQVLNIGTKDSVVGGVEKFGENKIGFKKFNKKWKKHKVLASTKAEVVASTETVAGDVNNGIKVELSTVASPVTNGKQASTVKTKQRPKIKKVQDKSSSTESILEAVPVEESLKSGSKPRHSGSNAQKQEQAGKFSSQLPNTGTKDNIVGVDDKAGGSKLGFKKFNKTRKKLNVLASSEAEVMTSTEAVIGDGSSGTKVELSSAASPASSGNQVTTIKTKRPPKSKKAEDKSSSVVPVLEAFSLEESPKSVLKPKHSGSGNRKSSSATKEVAKNPTVAEPKIPAPSNSKSKKPHLKPTKASNAPKQKLVPQQMKNSIEHRGQNASKPLYPPSGKSVIVVESVTKAKIIQGYLGDMYEVLPSYGHIRDLAARSGSVRPDDDFSMVWEVPSSAWTHIKSIKVALNGAENLILASDPDREGEAIAWHIIEMLQQQGALDESMTVARVVFHEITESAIKSALQSPREIDGDLVHAYLARRALDYLIGFNISPVLWRKLPGCPSAGRVQSAALALVCDRESEIDGFKPQEYWSVGIKVQGKDNSATFSAHLTSLDSKRLNQLSISSEANAQDIEQRIRSEGFLVKGTKKSTTRKNPPTPYITSTLQQDAANKLHFSTGNTMRLAQKLYEGVQLSDGKSTGLITYMRTDGLHIADEAIKDIQSLVTERYGKNYTSDSPRKYFKKVKNAQEAHEAIRPTDIRRLPSMIASLLDADSLKLYTLIWSRAVACQMEPASIAQIQLDIGNSSESIIFRSSCSKVEFLGYQAVYEDPEAKAIKNKDEDQNREREETFETLSLLKDGDLLHIGEVELKQHHTQHPQRYSEGSLIKKLEELGIGRPSTYASIFRVLQERKYLTIKSRALYPEFRGRMVSAFLSNYFTEITDCSFTADMETELDNVSGGVTEWKGLLRDYWTRFSAYCKRVENVQRPQVEKMLEKKYEDFLFSFLPGPSRTCPSCMEGTLSFKVSKFGTGYFIGCDHYPSCKFVAKTLYGEDEDEDDPPKSTCVEEPKLLGLHPNTSEKVILKCGPYGHYVQLGEDKKGHLPKRANASHIKDLDSITLENALELLRYPLTLGTHPDDGQLVQLRLSKSGFTVKHRRTMATVPKNVEPGDVTLEKAIKLLNGKNARKSGRPLNKSIPSDEEKGDEEVVEAI; translated from the exons ATGCAGAGAACCATCTCTCTTGCCGCTgctaagtcttcttcttcttcttcgacttcggCTCTATCCCTTCGTCCTCTCATGGCTAAG ttgcAGTGCAGGGCGATTCAGAATTTCCcagcttcctcttcctcttcaataGCTCGGGTCGATAGAGTATATCGAAATGTATCCCAGCTTCAGTTTAAAAGAGAAACTGCAAGTTGTCTTAAGTTAGCTTCTGCACTTCCTTCGCATCTAAGTCTTCTTGGTTCCCTTAGTTATGCAGCACACTGGAGCACTTCGACTTCTAGGTGCTTTGGAAATAGTTTCAGACCGTTTACGAGGAGATATTTTTCTCAAGTCCTTAATATTGGAACTAAGGATAGCGTTGTTGGTGGTGTTGAAAAGTTTGGTGAGAATAAAATAGGTTTCAAGAAGTTTAATAAGAAGTGGAAGAAGCATAAGGTTTTGGCTTCCACAAAAGCTGAAGTGGTGGCTTCTACTGAAACAGTTGCTGGAGATGTTAACAATGGCATCAAGGTGGAACTTTCAACTGTAGCTTCACCTGTTACCAATGGTAAGCAAGCCTCTACTGTCAAAACAAAACAGCGGCCAAAGATCAAGAAAGTCCAAGATAAATCTTCATCAACGGAATCGATTTTGGAGGCTGTCCCTGtagaagagagtttgaaaagTGGTTCCAAGCCAAGACATTCTGGTTCCAATGCACAAAAACAGGAGCAGGCTGGGAAATTTTCTTCTCAACTCCCCAATACTGGAACTAAGGATAACATTGTTGGTGTCGATGATAAGGCTGGTGGATCTAAATTAGGTTTCAAGAAATTTAATAAGACCCGAAAGAAGCTTAATGTCTTGGCTTCCTCGGAAGCTGAAGTGATGACTTCTACTGAAGCAGTTATTGGTGATGGTAGCAGTGGCACCAAGGTGGAACTATCTTCTGCAGCGTCACCTGCTAGCAGTGGTAATCAAGTCACTACTATCAAAACAAAACGGCCCCCTAAAAGCAAGAAAGCCGAAGATAAATCTTCTTCAGTTGTACCAGTTTTGGAGGCGTTCTCTCTTGAAGAGAGTCCGAAAAGTGTTCTCAAGCCAAAACATTCTGGTTCTGGAAATCGAAAGTCGTCATCTGCTACg AAGGAGGTGGCAAAAAATCCCACTGTGGCGGAGCCCAAAATTCCTGCTCCATCAAATTCCAAGTCGAAAAAACCGCATTTGAAGCCAACAAAAGCAAGCAATGCACCTAAACAGAAGCTGGTCCCTCAACAAATGAAGAACTCTATAGAGCATCGAGGTCAAAATGCATCTAAACCGCTTTATCCGCCAAGTGGAAAATCTGTTATTGTCGTTGAGTCAGTCACAAAAGCAAAGATTATTCAGGGTTATCTTGGTGACATGTATGAGGTTTTGCCAAGTTATGGTCATATCAGGGACCTGGCCGCAAGGTCTGGTTCAGTGAGGCCAGATGATGATTTTAGCATGGTTTGGGAAGTTCCATCTTCTGCCTGGACTCATATTAAGAGCATAAAAGTGGCATTAAATGG AGCTGAAAATTTGATTCTTGCGTCGGATCCAGATCGTGAAGGAGAGGCAATTGCCTGGCACATCATAGAGATGTTGCAGCAGCAGGGTGCCTTAGATGAAAGTATGACAGTAGCAAGGGTTGTTTTCCATGAAATAACTGAGTCAGCAATAAAAAGTGCACTTCAGTCCCCACGAGAAATTGACGGGGACTTGGTACATGCTTATCTTGCACGGCGTGCTCTTGATTATCTAATCGGATTTAATATTTCACCAGTACTTTGGAGGAAACTACCAGGTTGCCCGTCAGCTGGGCGAGTCCAGTCCGCTGCTTTGGCTCTTGTATGTGATAGAGAAAGTGAAATTGACGGATTTAAGCCTCAGGAGTACTGGAGTGTAGGAATCAAAGTGCAAGGGAAAGATAATTCAGCCACATTTTCAGCTCACTTAACCAGTTTAGATTCAAAAAGGTTAAATCAGCTTTCTATCAGCTCTGAAGCCAATGCACAGGACATTGAGCAAAGGATCAGATCTGAAGGTTTTCTAGTGAAGGGCACTAAAAAAAGCACTACACGGAAAAATCCACCAACTCCGTACATAACATCAACCCTTCAGCAGGATGCTGCTAATAAATTGCATTTTTCAACAGGAAATACCATGAGA CTCGCTCAAAAACTATATGAGGGCGTCCAACTGTCTGATGGTAAATCAACTGGTCTTATAACATACATGCGGACGGATGGTTTACAT ATAGCTGATGAAGCTATCAAAGATATACAGTCCTTGGTGACAGAAAG GTATGGGAAGAATTATACATCAGATAGTCCTCgtaaatatttcaaaaaggTTAAGAACGCTCAGGAGGCCCATGAAGCTATTAGACCTACCGATATACGTAGATTACCGT CAATGATTGCTAGCCTGCTTGATGCTGATTCTCTAAAATTATATACCTTGATATGGTCACGAGCTGTAGCATGTCAGATGGAGCCTGCTTCCATTGCGCAG ATACAACTTGATATTGGAAATTCCTCTGAATCCATTATCTTCAGATCATCATGCTCAAAAGTCGAATTCCTTGGATACCAGGCAGTTTACGAG GATCCTGAAGCTAAAGCAatcaaaaataaagatgagGATCAGAATAGAGAGCGTGAAGAAACTTTTGAAACTCTCAGTTTGTTAAAG GATGGGGATCTGCTACATATTGGTGAAGTGGAGCTCAAGCAGCACCATACACAGCACCCACAACGCTATTCTGAGGGGTCTCTG ATTAAAAAGCTCGAGGAGCTCGGGATAGGTAGACCCTCGACGTATGCATCTATATTTAGGGTTTTACAG gaGAGGAAATACCTAACAATAAAGAGTAGAGCCCTGTATCCGGAATTCCGTGGGAGGATG GTTTCAGCTTTTCTTAGCAACTACTTCACTGAGATCACAGACTGTAGTTTTACTGCTGATATGGAGACTGAG CTTGATAACGTTTCTGGTGGTGTAACTGAATGGAAAGGTCTCCTAAGAGACTACTGGACACGATTCAGTGCGTATTGTAAACGTGTTGAAAATGTCCAACGCCCACAG GTGGAGaaaatgttggaaaaaaaatatgaggactttctgttttctttcctTCCTGGTCCCAGTAGGACATGCCCAAG TTGTATGGAAGGCACCTTAAGTTTCAAAGTAAGTAAGTTTGGTACGGGGTATTTCATCGGTTGTGATCATTACCCTTCATGCAA GTTCGTTGCTAAAACGCTTTATggagaggatgaagatgaagatgatccTCCAAAGAGTACCTGCGTAGAAGAGCCCAAATTGCTGGGTCTTCATCCCAATACCAGTGAAAAG GTTATTTTGAAATGTGGCCCCTATGGGCATTATGTACAGCTCGGTGAAGATAAAAAAGGGCACTTACCAAAACGAGCAAATGCATCCCAT ATTAAGGATTTAGACTCCATTACGCTTGAAAATGCTCTTGAATTATTACGCTATCCTCTGACACTG GGAACCCACCCTGACGATGGACAGCTTGTGCAGTTGAGGCTTAGTAAATCAGGTTTTACTGTTAAACATCGCCGCACGATGGCTACTGTTCCAAAG AACGTGGAACCAGGTGATGTTACTTTAGAGAAAGCAATAAAGCTCTTGAATGGCAAAAATGCAAGAAAGAGTGGCAGACCACTTAATAAGAGTATCCCGTCTGACgaagagaaaggagatgaagaagttgTGGAAGCGATCTAA
- the LOC104730175 gene encoding uncharacterized protein LOC104730175 isoform X3 codes for MQRTISLAAAKSSSSSSTSALSLRPLMAKLQCRAIQNFPASSSSSIARVDRVYRNVSQLQFKRETASCLKLASALPSHLSLLGSLSYAAHWSTSTSRCFGNSFRPFTRRYFSQVLNIGTKDSVVGGVEKFGENKIGFKKFNKKWKKHKVLASTKAEVVASTETVAGDVNNGIKVELSTVASPVTNGKQASTVKTKQRPKIKKVQDKSSSTESILEAVPVEESLKSGSKPRHSGSNAQKQEQAGKFSSQLPNTGTKDNIVGVDDKAGGSKLGFKKFNKTRKKLNVLASSEAEVMTSTEAVIGDGSSGTKVELSSAASPASSGNQVTTIKTKRPPKSKKAEDKSSSVVPVLEAFSLEESPKSVLKPKHSGSGNRKSSSATEVAKNPTVAEPKIPAPSNSKSKKPHLKPTKASNAPKQKLVPQQMKNSIEHRGQNASKPLYPPSGKSVIVVESVTKAKIIQGYLGDMYEVLPSYGHIRDLAARSGSVRPDDDFSMVWEVPSSAWTHIKSIKVALNGAENLILASDPDREGEAIAWHIIEMLQQQGALDESMTVARVVFHEITESAIKSALQSPREIDGDLVHAYLARRALDYLIGFNISPVLWRKLPGCPSAGRVQSAALALVCDRESEIDGFKPQEYWSVGIKVQGKDNSATFSAHLTSLDSKRLNQLSISSEANAQDIEQRIRSEGFLVKGTKKSTTRKNPPTPYITSTLQQDAANKLHFSTGNTMRLAQKLYEGVQLSDGKSTGLITYMRTDGLHIADEAIKDIQSLVTERYGKNYTSDSPRKYFKKVKNAQEAHEAIRPTDIRRLPSMIASLLDADSLKLYTLIWSRAVACQMEPASIAQIQLDIGNSSESIIFRSSCSKVEFLGYQAVYEDPEAKAIKNKDEDQNREREETFETLSLLKDGDLLHIGEVELKQHHTQHPQRYSEGSLIKKLEELGIGRPSTYASIFRVLQERKYLTIKSRALYPEFRGRMVSAFLSNYFTEITDCSFTADMETELDNVSGGVTEWKGLLRDYWTRFSAYCKRVENVQRPQVEKMLEKKYEDFLFSFLPGPSRTCPSCMEGTLSFKVSKFGTGYFIGCDHYPSCKFVAKTLYGEDEDEDDPPKSTCVEEPKLLGLHPNTSEKVILKCGPYGHYVQLGEDKKGHLPKRANASHIKDLNSITLENALELLRYPLTLGTHPDDGQLVQLRLSKSGFTVKHRRTMATVPKNVEPGDVTLEKAIKLLNGKNARKSGRPLNKSIPSDEEKGDEEVVEAI; via the exons ATGCAGAGAACCATCTCTCTTGCCGCTgctaagtcttcttcttcttcttcgacttcggCTCTATCCCTTCGTCCTCTCATGGCTAAG ttgcAGTGCAGGGCGATTCAGAATTTCCcagcttcctcttcctcttcaataGCTCGGGTCGATAGAGTATATCGAAATGTATCCCAGCTTCAGTTTAAAAGAGAAACTGCAAGTTGTCTTAAGTTAGCTTCTGCACTTCCTTCGCATCTAAGTCTTCTTGGTTCCCTTAGTTATGCAGCACACTGGAGCACTTCGACTTCTAGGTGCTTTGGAAATAGTTTCAGACCGTTTACGAGGAGATATTTTTCTCAAGTCCTTAATATTGGAACTAAGGATAGCGTTGTTGGTGGTGTTGAAAAGTTTGGTGAGAATAAAATAGGTTTCAAGAAGTTTAATAAGAAGTGGAAGAAGCATAAGGTTTTGGCTTCCACAAAAGCTGAAGTGGTGGCTTCTACTGAAACAGTTGCTGGAGATGTTAACAATGGCATCAAGGTGGAACTTTCAACTGTAGCTTCACCTGTTACCAATGGTAAGCAAGCCTCTACTGTCAAAACAAAACAGCGGCCAAAGATCAAGAAAGTCCAAGATAAATCTTCATCAACGGAATCGATTTTGGAGGCTGTCCCTGtagaagagagtttgaaaagTGGTTCCAAGCCAAGACATTCTGGTTCCAATGCACAAAAACAGGAGCAGGCTGGGAAATTTTCTTCTCAACTCCCCAATACTGGAACTAAGGATAACATTGTTGGTGTCGATGATAAGGCTGGTGGATCTAAATTAGGTTTCAAGAAATTTAATAAGACCCGAAAGAAGCTTAATGTCTTGGCTTCCTCGGAAGCTGAAGTGATGACTTCTACTGAAGCAGTTATTGGTGATGGTAGCAGTGGCACCAAGGTGGAACTATCTTCTGCAGCGTCACCTGCTAGCAGTGGTAATCAAGTCACTACTATCAAAACAAAACGGCCCCCTAAAAGCAAGAAAGCCGAAGATAAATCTTCTTCAGTTGTACCAGTTTTGGAGGCGTTCTCTCTTGAAGAGAGTCCGAAAAGTGTTCTCAAGCCAAAACATTCTGGTTCTGGAAATCGAAAGTCGTCATCTGCTACg GAGGTGGCAAAAAATCCCACTGTGGCGGAGCCCAAAATTCCTGCTCCATCAAATTCCAAGTCGAAAAAACCGCATTTGAAGCCAACAAAAGCAAGCAATGCACCTAAACAGAAGCTGGTCCCTCAACAAATGAAGAACTCTATAGAGCATCGAGGTCAAAATGCATCTAAACCGCTTTATCCGCCAAGTGGAAAATCTGTTATTGTCGTTGAGTCAGTCACAAAAGCAAAGATTATTCAGGGTTATCTTGGTGACATGTATGAGGTTTTGCCAAGTTATGGTCATATCAGGGACCTGGCCGCAAGGTCTGGTTCAGTGAGGCCAGATGATGATTTTAGCATGGTTTGGGAAGTTCCATCTTCTGCCTGGACTCATATTAAGAGCATAAAAGTGGCATTAAATGG AGCTGAAAATTTGATTCTTGCGTCGGATCCAGATCGTGAAGGAGAGGCAATTGCCTGGCACATCATAGAGATGTTGCAGCAGCAGGGTGCCTTAGATGAAAGTATGACAGTAGCAAGGGTTGTTTTCCATGAAATAACTGAGTCAGCAATAAAAAGTGCACTTCAGTCCCCACGAGAAATTGACGGGGACTTGGTACATGCTTATCTTGCACGGCGTGCTCTTGATTATCTAATCGGATTTAATATTTCACCAGTACTTTGGAGGAAACTACCAGGTTGCCCGTCAGCTGGGCGAGTCCAGTCCGCTGCTTTGGCTCTTGTATGTGATAGAGAAAGTGAAATTGACGGATTTAAGCCTCAGGAGTACTGGAGTGTAGGAATCAAAGTGCAAGGGAAAGATAATTCAGCCACATTTTCAGCTCACTTAACCAGTTTAGATTCAAAAAGGTTAAATCAGCTTTCTATCAGCTCTGAAGCCAATGCACAGGACATTGAGCAAAGGATCAGATCTGAAGGTTTTCTAGTGAAGGGCACTAAAAAAAGCACTACACGGAAAAATCCACCAACTCCGTACATAACATCAACCCTTCAGCAGGATGCTGCTAATAAATTGCATTTTTCAACAGGAAATACCATGAGA CTCGCTCAAAAACTATATGAGGGCGTCCAACTGTCTGATGGTAAATCAACTGGTCTTATAACATACATGCGGACGGATGGTTTACAT ATAGCTGATGAAGCTATCAAAGATATACAGTCCTTGGTGACAGAAAG GTATGGGAAGAATTATACATCAGATAGTCCTCgtaaatatttcaaaaaggTTAAGAACGCTCAGGAGGCCCATGAAGCTATTAGACCTACCGATATACGTAGATTACCGT CAATGATTGCTAGCCTGCTTGATGCTGATTCTCTAAAATTATATACCTTGATATGGTCACGAGCTGTAGCATGTCAGATGGAGCCTGCTTCCATTGCGCAG ATACAACTTGATATTGGAAATTCCTCTGAATCCATTATCTTCAGATCATCATGCTCAAAAGTCGAATTCCTTGGATACCAGGCAGTTTACGAG GATCCTGAAGCTAAAGCAatcaaaaataaagatgagGATCAGAATAGAGAGCGTGAAGAAACTTTTGAAACTCTCAGTTTGTTAAAG GATGGGGATCTGCTACATATTGGTGAAGTGGAGCTCAAGCAGCACCATACACAGCACCCACAACGCTATTCTGAGGGGTCTCTG ATTAAAAAGCTCGAGGAGCTCGGGATAGGTAGACCCTCGACGTATGCATCTATATTTAGGGTTTTACAG gaGAGGAAATACCTAACAATAAAGAGTAGAGCCCTGTATCCGGAATTCCGTGGGAGGATG GTTTCAGCTTTTCTTAGCAACTACTTCACTGAGATCACAGACTGTAGTTTTACTGCTGATATGGAGACTGAG CTTGATAACGTTTCTGGTGGTGTAACTGAATGGAAAGGTCTCCTAAGAGACTACTGGACACGATTCAGTGCGTATTGTAAACGTGTTGAAAATGTCCAACGCCCACAG GTGGAGaaaatgttggaaaaaaaatatgaggactttctgttttctttcctTCCTGGTCCCAGTAGGACATGCCCAAG TTGTATGGAAGGCACCTTAAGTTTCAAAGTAAGTAAGTTTGGTACGGGGTATTTCATCGGTTGTGATCATTACCCTTCATGCAA GTTCGTTGCTAAAACGCTTTATggagaggatgaagatgaagatgatccTCCAAAGAGTACCTGCGTAGAAGAGCCCAAATTGCTGGGTCTTCATCCCAATACCAGTGAAAAG GTTATTTTGAAATGTGGCCCCTATGGGCATTATGTACAGCTCGGTGAAGATAAAAAAGGGCACTTACCAAAACGAGCAAATGCATCCCAT ATTAAGGATTTGAACTCCATTACGCTTGAAAATGCTCTTGAATTATTACGCTATCCTCTGACACTG GGAACCCACCCTGACGATGGACAGCTTGTGCAGTTGAGGCTTAGTAAATCAGGTTTTACTGTTAAACATCGCCGCACGATGGCTACTGTTCCAAAG AACGTGGAACCAGGTGATGTTACTTTAGAGAAAGCAATAAAGCTCTTGAATGGCAAAAATGCAAGAAAGAGTGGCAGACCACTTAATAAGAGTATCCCGTCTGACgaagagaaaggagatgaagaagttgTGGAAGCGATCTAA